A genomic stretch from Alphaproteobacteria bacterium includes:
- a CDS encoding MerR family transcriptional regulator, translating to MPDARDASNHDAVRPGGKSATAFRTISEVADELDVPQHVLRFWESKFPQVKPLKRAGGRRYYRPEDVVLLRTIRELLYRQGYTIKGAQKLLRETGARKIPADGSGETPGAERGTSRAEADAKRVGNTSRPIDRTELKAVLDELVSLRALVRQRFG from the coding sequence ATGCCCGACGCGCGCGATGCGTCGAACCATGATGCGGTTCGGCCTGGCGGCAAATCCGCTACGGCATTTCGGACCATTAGCGAAGTGGCAGACGAGCTCGATGTACCCCAGCACGTGCTACGGTTTTGGGAGTCGAAGTTTCCACAAGTGAAGCCGCTTAAGCGGGCCGGTGGGCGGCGCTACTATCGGCCCGAGGATGTCGTCTTGCTGCGCACGATCCGGGAGCTTCTTTATCGTCAGGGCTACACTATCAAGGGTGCCCAAAAGCTTCTTCGGGAAACGGGGGCCAGAAAAATTCCGGCCGATGGATCTGGCGAAACGCCGGGCGCCGAGCGTGGAACGAGCCGAGCGGAAGCGGATGCGAAACGGGTTGGGAATACGTCCCGTCCAATCGACCGCACGGAGCTCAAGGCCGTGCTGGATGAGCTCGTGTCCCTCCGCGCGCTGGTGCGCCAGCGCTTCGGTTGA